Proteins encoded together in one Henckelia pumila isolate YLH828 unplaced genomic scaffold, ASM3356847v2 CTG_354:::fragment_1, whole genome shotgun sequence window:
- the LOC140871054 gene encoding pto-interacting protein 1, which translates to MSCFGCCGEDDMHKAADNGPYRTTHSAGNPAAYHAAEVAQKEKQTINVQPISVPAISVDELKDVTENFGTKSLIGEGSYGRVFYGILRSERAAAIKKLDSSKQPDQEFLAQVSTVSRLKHENVVELLGYCVDGGFRVLAYEYAPNGSLHDILHGRKGVKGAQPGPVLSWAQRVKIAVGAAKGLEYLHEKAQPHIVHRDIKSSNVLLFDDDVAKIADFDLSNQGPDMAARLHSTRVLGTFGYHAPEYAMTGQLSSKSDVYSFGVVLLELLTGRKPVDHTLPRTQQSLVTWATPKLSEDKVKQCVDARLNGEYPPKAVAKLAAVAALCVQYEADFRPNMSIVVKALQPLLNTRPGPPIEMPGL; encoded by the exons ATGAGTTGTTTCGGCTGTTGTGGAGAAGATGACATGCATAAAGCCGCTGATAATGGGCCATACAGGACAACCCATTCAGCAG GAAACCCTGCAGCGTATCATGCCGCAGAAGTAGCACAAAAAGAGAAACAAACCATTAACGTGCAGCCAATTTCCGTTCCCGCAATTTCAGTTGATGAATTAAAGGATGTTACAGAAAATTTTGGCACAAAGTCTTTGATTGGTGAGGGATCATACGGAAGGGTGTTCTATGGCATCTTGAGAAGTGAACGTGCGGCTGCAATAAAGAAGTTAGACTCTAGCAAACAGCCAGACCAAGAATTTTTGGCTCAG GTTTCTACGGTTTCTAGACTAAAGCACGAAAATGTGGTTGAGCTACTTGGTTATTGTGTGGATGGTGGTTTCCGCGTCCTTGCTTATGAGTATGCTCCTAATGGATCATTGCACGACATTCTCCATG GACGAAAAGGTGTGAAAGGAGCTCAGCCGGGTCCAGTTTTGTCATGGGCCCAGAGGGTCAAAATTGCAGTTGGAGCCGCGAAAGGCCTAGAATATTTGCATGAGAAGGCACAGCCTCATATAGTTCATCGTGATATAAAGTCCAGCAATGTGTTACTGTTTGATGATGACGTTGCCAAGATTGCTGATTTTGATTTGTCAAATCAAGGCCCCGATATGGCAGCTCGGCTCCATTCAACTCGTGTTCTTGGGACTTTTGGTTATCACGCTCCTGA ATATGCAATGACTGGGCAACTAAGTTCAAAAAGTGATGTTTATAGCTTTGGTGTGGTGCTCCTCGAACTCTTGACCGGACGTAAACCAGTTGATCATACATTGCCAAGGACACAGCAGAGTCTTGTCACATGG GCCACACCTAAACTTAGTGAAGACAAGGTAAAGCAGTGTGTTGACGCCAGACTGAATGGCGAGTACCCTCCAAAGGCAGTTGCAAAG CTGGCTGCAGTTGCTGCCTTGTGTGTGCAATATGAAGCGGATTTCCGCCCAAACATGAGCATCGTGGTGAAAGCCCTCCAGCCACTGTTGAATACTCGACCTGGACCTCCCATCGAAATGCCCGGCTTGTGA